A stretch of Pseudomonadota bacterium DNA encodes these proteins:
- the purD gene encoding phosphoribosylamine--glycine ligase: protein MKILVVGGGGREHALIWKLSQSNKIEQIFCAPGNAGIAALATCVPIDSDDIERLVEFARNEEIGLTIVGPENPLVAGIVDAFETAELKIFGPNRAAAEIEGNKTFCKKLLRKYEIPTGDFASFDNLDDAVEYVYKKGAPIVIKANGLAAGKGVVVAHTVEEAEDAINKIMRRRAHGDAGKEIIIEEFLEGEEASFLVFTDGDIVVPMVTSQDHKPVFDNDQGPNTGGMGAYSPAPVISEGLFRRIMNDIMIPTVKAMAAEGRKYRGVLYAGLMIKDGIPKVLEFNARFGDPETQPILMRLKSDLLPIIEACISGHLAKTIVEWDDRPTVCVALASGGYPGAYEKGKVISGLNLASRLKDVMVFHAGTTRNAEDKIVSNGGRVLGVTAIGDNIPKAIEKAYHAVSKISWDQIHYRTDIGRKALKRI from the coding sequence ATGAAAATTTTAGTGGTTGGCGGTGGCGGGCGGGAACATGCCCTGATCTGGAAACTTTCCCAAAGCAACAAAATCGAACAGATTTTCTGCGCCCCCGGCAATGCCGGGATTGCGGCGCTCGCGACCTGTGTCCCGATTGATTCCGATGACATTGAAAGACTGGTCGAGTTTGCCCGCAATGAAGAGATCGGCCTGACCATCGTCGGCCCTGAAAATCCTCTGGTCGCCGGCATTGTCGACGCCTTTGAAACCGCCGAGCTGAAAATTTTCGGCCCCAACCGGGCCGCCGCCGAGATTGAAGGCAATAAAACCTTCTGCAAGAAATTGCTCAGAAAATATGAGATTCCAACGGGTGACTTCGCCTCTTTTGACAATCTTGATGATGCCGTCGAATATGTCTACAAAAAAGGTGCTCCGATTGTCATCAAGGCCAACGGCCTGGCCGCGGGCAAGGGCGTGGTGGTCGCCCACACGGTTGAGGAAGCGGAAGACGCCATCAATAAAATTATGCGGCGGCGGGCCCACGGGGATGCCGGCAAGGAAATCATCATTGAAGAATTTCTGGAAGGCGAGGAGGCCTCGTTTCTGGTCTTCACCGATGGCGACATTGTCGTCCCGATGGTCACCTCTCAGGATCATAAACCGGTTTTCGATAACGACCAGGGACCAAACACGGGCGGCATGGGGGCCTACTCCCCGGCCCCGGTGATCTCCGAGGGGCTCTTCCGCCGGATCATGAACGACATCATGATTCCGACCGTCAAGGCCATGGCGGCCGAAGGTCGTAAATACCGGGGGGTTCTCTATGCCGGCCTGATGATCAAGGACGGCATTCCCAAAGTGCTTGAATTCAATGCCCGCTTCGGCGACCCGGAAACCCAGCCGATCCTGATGCGCCTGAAAAGCGATCTCCTACCCATTATCGAAGCCTGCATTTCCGGTCATCTCGCCAAAACCATTGTCGAATGGGATGACCGACCGACCGTCTGCGTGGCCTTGGCTTCCGGCGGTTACCCCGGAGCCTACGAGAAGGGCAAGGTCATTTCGGGCCTGAATCTGGCCAGCCGGCTCAAGGATGTGATGGTCTTTCACGCCGGCACCACCCGGAATGCGGAAGACAAGATCGTCAGCAACGGCGGTCGCGTGCTCGGGGTTACCGCGATCGGCGACAATATTCCCAAAGCCATTGAAAAAGCTTACCACGCGGTTTCAAAAATCAGCTGGGATCAGATCCATTATCGCACGGATATCGGCCGCAAAGCCCTTAAACGTATTTAA
- the purE gene encoding 5-(carboxyamino)imidazole ribonucleotide mutase, which translates to MSDLFDILIIMGSDSDWEVMREAAVLLDRFGVRYTARVTSAHRTPEKTLSIIRQAESNQCRVIIAGAGAAAHLAGVVAGHSLLPVIAVPLNATSLQGLDALLATVQMPAGIPVACMAIGKAGAANAALFALQILAVARPEITVRLADYRRQMIQGVENKDQHLQEQLHQRE; encoded by the coding sequence ATGTCTGATCTTTTCGACATTCTGATCATCATGGGCAGTGACTCGGACTGGGAAGTCATGCGCGAAGCCGCCGTTCTCTTGGATCGTTTTGGCGTTCGCTATACCGCCAGAGTTACGTCGGCCCACCGCACCCCGGAAAAAACCCTGAGCATTATTCGACAGGCTGAAAGCAACCAATGCAGGGTTATCATCGCCGGAGCCGGGGCCGCCGCCCATCTGGCCGGAGTCGTGGCCGGTCACAGCCTGCTCCCGGTGATCGCGGTACCTCTCAACGCCACCTCCCTGCAGGGTCTGGACGCACTTCTGGCCACCGTCCAGATGCCGGCCGGAATTCCGGTTGCTTGCATGGCCATCGGTAAGGCCGGAGCCGCCAACGCCGCCCTTTTCGCCCTGCAGATCCTGGCCGTCGCGCGACCGGAAATCACCGTCCGGCTGGCGGATTACCGTCGGCAGATGATTCAAGGGGTGGAAAACAAGGACCAACACCTGCAGGAACAACTCCATCAACGGGAATGA
- a CDS encoding threonylcarbamoyl-AMP synthase produces MITLNYPFPEEEWGRNFDLTARICRQGGILIYPTETFYAIGGHALNAALGHRLSLIKHRPAGKTFPTLCGSLAATRSLIGLWPEPARRLARKYWPGPLTMILPGRPGLPDSIRDQNGGIAVRWSSHPLLNELAKFFSGPLISTSANLSNHPPTATTAKLDPELLAQADLLLIADNPEPPPQPSTIIDARVDPPLLVRRGSLEISETGSSTIV; encoded by the coding sequence ATGATAACTCTCAACTACCCTTTTCCCGAAGAGGAATGGGGACGTAATTTTGACCTGACCGCCAGAATCTGCCGGCAAGGGGGAATCCTGATTTATCCAACGGAAACCTTTTATGCAATCGGCGGCCATGCCTTGAATGCGGCACTCGGGCACAGGCTTTCCCTGATCAAACATCGCCCGGCGGGAAAAACCTTTCCGACCCTTTGCGGCAGCCTGGCGGCGACCCGCTCCCTGATCGGGCTGTGGCCGGAGCCGGCTCGCCGGCTGGCTCGTAAATACTGGCCTGGTCCCCTGACCATGATTCTCCCCGGACGCCCCGGCCTGCCGGACAGTATCCGCGATCAAAACGGCGGGATTGCGGTGCGCTGGTCTTCGCATCCGCTACTCAACGAACTGGCGAAATTCTTTTCCGGACCCCTGATTTCAACCAGCGCCAATCTCAGCAACCACCCGCCGACCGCGACTACCGCAAAGCTTGATCCCGAGTTACTGGCGCAAGCCGACCTGTTGCTCATCGCTGACAATCCGGAACCACCGCCGCAACCTTCGACCATCATTGACGCCAGGGTTGACCCGCCCCTCCTCGTACGCCGGGGAAGTCTCGAAATCAGCGAGACCGGCTCTTCCACCATCGTCTAA
- a CDS encoding thiamine biosynthesis protein has protein sequence MIPQLSVKPDIIALFSQGLDSILAVRIIQQQGLKVHALKFISPFFGYDIKHHELQFCERMKLEYGIELSIIDLTDDYLEMLGQPQFGYGKNFNPCLDCKLMMLEKARDIARKWRAAAIITGEVVGQRPFSQRRGTMHRLEKLSRTEGLLLRPLSAKLLPPSQAEELGIVDRELLFACSGRSRKPQIALAQKLGISNYHNPAGGCLLTDPGFTARLKTIYHQDIPAADINLLKYGRFYPLATPSDFIIVGRHQQDNQRLLETADADHFILHLAEIAGPVAVLRGGPENLETAAEKICRHSRASTLPQVTINWRRGKHRGSLTIACRQKTPATIEENPDE, from the coding sequence ATGATACCTCAGCTTTCCGTCAAGCCTGATATTATCGCTCTTTTTTCTCAAGGACTCGACAGCATTCTGGCCGTCCGAATCATCCAGCAGCAAGGTCTTAAGGTTCACGCCCTCAAATTTATAAGTCCATTTTTCGGATACGACATCAAGCATCACGAACTCCAGTTCTGTGAACGAATGAAACTCGAATACGGGATTGAGCTATCAATCATTGATCTGACCGACGACTATCTTGAAATGCTGGGACAACCGCAGTTCGGCTATGGAAAAAACTTCAACCCCTGCCTTGACTGCAAGCTCATGATGCTGGAAAAAGCGCGCGACATAGCGCGAAAGTGGCGGGCCGCGGCAATCATCACCGGAGAAGTAGTCGGCCAACGACCTTTCTCCCAACGCCGAGGCACCATGCACCGCCTCGAGAAACTGAGTCGAACCGAAGGCCTGCTGCTGCGCCCTTTAAGCGCCAAGCTATTGCCGCCCAGCCAGGCCGAAGAACTGGGCATCGTTGACCGGGAGCTGCTTTTTGCCTGCAGCGGCCGAAGCCGCAAACCACAAATCGCCCTGGCTCAGAAACTTGGAATCAGCAACTACCATAACCCGGCTGGAGGCTGCCTACTTACCGATCCTGGTTTTACCGCCCGCCTCAAAACCATTTATCATCAGGATATCCCCGCCGCTGACATCAACCTGCTCAAATACGGACGTTTTTACCCTTTGGCGACACCAAGCGATTTCATCATCGTCGGCCGCCACCAACAGGATAATCAGCGGCTGCTGGAAACCGCTGACGCCGACCATTTCATTCTCCACCTGGCCGAGATAGCCGGCCCCGTCGCGGTGCTCAGGGGTGGCCCCGAAAACCTTGAAACCGCCGCCGAAAAAATCTGCCGCCACAGCCGGGCTTCGACCTTGCCCCAAGTCACCATCAACTGGCGCCGGGGCAAGCACCGCGGCAGTTTGACGATTGCATGCCGGCAAAAAACCCCTGCCACGATTGAAGAAAACCCAGATGAATGA
- the mutS gene encoding DNA mismatch repair protein MutS produces MKKTTPMLRQYLSVKDKHPDKILLFRMGDFYEIFFADATEAARILKITLTSRNKKDENSVPMCGFPHHAADGYIATLVRAGRKVVICDQVEDPRTAKGLVRREVTRIITPGVNLEQHCLTSDRDNFLAAISLDERNAKARFGLALLDISTGKFRVTELPDQESLHDELSRCEPSEIILASGSSAQEQQLREELEKNFPQILLSNQPDNLGFSPEKGYDVLCRHFGTLNLEGFGAHHLRPGIGAAGAALIYAQATQPGVNLQHIQGLTVYQTSHFMQVDSSLICNLELLQTMQEQRREGSLLGILDRCQTSMGSRQLKEWLLFPLLDQELIERRLDAVEILLKEKKCRLRLREKLKRIYDLDRLSGRLAAGKANGRDLLSLKNSLDLVPEIKAQLDSLPLQPSLLNQLSQGLHPLAELSEEIGRTLFPEQPLSLAEGGLIRGGLDPRLDELRSISKTGKQWLLAYEQQEKEKSGINALKVRYNRVFGYYIEVTRRNLDQIPDYYQRRQTLANADRFITVELKEYEEKILNAEEKINQLEYEIFLALRHKAVQELAPLRETSRHLTRLDILCSLAEVADLGHYCRPEITTGAAVMEIEEGRHPVIEACNEHFVPNDTSLSADKEQIWIITGPNMAGKSTFLRQNGLFALMAQMGSFLPARKARLSIFDRVFTRVGASDNLSRGLSTFMVEMTETARILHQASAKSLIILDEIGRGTSTFDGLSLAWAIAEEIHGKLGSLTLFATHYHELTELELIRERIINYNVAVQQHNQKISFLYRIIRGATNHSYGIEVAELAGIPRPVIDKARQILSNLESAEIAAGGNLRMTGKTVLSSRTNGRQSGYLPLLEPSKEIYEVDEIRELIKKQDLNRTTPLKALMLLEKLQKMLNQ; encoded by the coding sequence ATAAAAAAAACGACTCCGATGCTGCGCCAGTATCTGAGTGTCAAGGATAAACACCCGGACAAGATTCTGTTGTTTCGCATGGGTGATTTCTATGAAATTTTTTTCGCCGATGCCACGGAAGCGGCCCGCATCCTGAAAATCACCCTGACCAGCCGCAACAAAAAGGATGAAAATTCGGTCCCGATGTGCGGTTTTCCGCATCATGCAGCCGACGGCTACATAGCAACCCTGGTCCGGGCCGGTCGCAAGGTGGTGATCTGCGACCAGGTTGAAGATCCCAGAACCGCCAAGGGACTGGTTCGTCGTGAAGTAACCAGAATCATCACTCCGGGGGTGAACCTGGAACAGCACTGTCTGACCTCCGACCGGGATAATTTCCTGGCGGCGATCAGTCTTGACGAGCGTAATGCCAAAGCCCGCTTCGGTCTGGCCCTGCTCGATATCAGCACCGGCAAGTTCAGGGTTACGGAACTGCCCGACCAGGAATCCCTGCATGATGAACTCAGCCGATGTGAGCCCTCAGAAATCATTCTGGCCTCCGGCTCTTCGGCTCAGGAACAGCAGCTGCGAGAAGAGCTTGAAAAAAATTTCCCGCAAATCCTGCTGAGCAACCAGCCCGACAACCTCGGTTTCTCCCCCGAAAAAGGCTATGACGTTCTCTGCCGGCATTTCGGCACCCTGAACCTGGAAGGTTTCGGCGCCCACCATCTGCGACCGGGAATTGGTGCCGCCGGAGCCGCCCTGATCTATGCCCAGGCCACCCAGCCGGGCGTCAATCTTCAACATATTCAGGGATTAACCGTCTACCAGACCAGCCATTTCATGCAGGTTGACAGCAGTCTCATCTGTAACCTGGAACTTTTACAAACCATGCAGGAACAACGGCGGGAAGGCAGTCTGTTGGGAATCCTTGACCGTTGCCAAACCAGCATGGGAAGCCGCCAGCTCAAAGAATGGCTCCTCTTTCCCTTGCTTGACCAAGAACTGATCGAGCGACGCCTGGACGCAGTGGAAATCCTGCTTAAGGAAAAAAAATGCCGCCTCAGACTGCGTGAAAAACTCAAACGGATTTATGATCTCGACCGTCTGTCCGGACGCCTGGCCGCGGGCAAGGCCAACGGTCGTGACCTGCTCAGCCTGAAAAATTCCCTGGACCTGGTTCCGGAAATCAAAGCACAGCTCGACAGTCTGCCGCTGCAACCCAGCCTGCTTAATCAACTCAGCCAAGGCCTGCATCCTCTGGCTGAGCTCAGCGAGGAAATCGGCCGCACCCTGTTCCCGGAGCAACCTCTCTCGCTGGCCGAGGGCGGCCTGATCCGCGGCGGTCTCGACCCCCGGCTTGACGAGCTCCGCTCCATCAGCAAGACCGGTAAACAGTGGCTGCTGGCCTACGAGCAGCAGGAAAAGGAAAAAAGCGGCATTAACGCTCTGAAGGTGCGTTACAACCGGGTCTTTGGCTACTACATCGAGGTAACCCGACGCAATCTGGACCAGATTCCAGACTATTATCAGCGACGCCAGACCCTGGCCAACGCTGATCGTTTCATCACGGTTGAGTTAAAAGAATACGAAGAAAAGATATTAAACGCCGAAGAAAAAATCAACCAGCTTGAATATGAAATTTTCCTGGCCCTGCGCCACAAAGCGGTCCAGGAACTCGCCCCTCTGCGGGAAACCTCGAGGCATCTGACCCGGCTTGATATCCTGTGCAGCCTGGCCGAAGTCGCCGACCTGGGTCATTATTGCCGACCGGAGATAACGACGGGGGCAGCCGTCATGGAGATTGAAGAAGGTCGCCATCCGGTCATCGAAGCCTGCAATGAGCACTTTGTCCCCAATGATACCTCATTGTCGGCGGACAAGGAACAGATCTGGATCATTACCGGACCCAACATGGCCGGGAAATCAACCTTTCTGCGCCAGAACGGACTCTTTGCCCTGATGGCGCAGATGGGAAGTTTTCTGCCCGCTCGAAAAGCGCGCCTCAGTATCTTCGACCGGGTTTTCACTCGGGTCGGTGCTTCCGACAACCTGAGTCGCGGACTTTCAACCTTCATGGTCGAGATGACCGAAACCGCCAGGATTCTCCACCAGGCCAGTGCTAAAAGTCTGATCATTCTCGATGAAATCGGCCGGGGCACCAGCACCTTTGACGGCTTAAGTCTGGCCTGGGCGATTGCCGAGGAAATTCATGGAAAACTCGGCAGTCTGACCCTGTTCGCGACCCATTACCATGAACTGACCGAACTTGAACTGATTCGGGAACGGATTATAAATTACAATGTCGCGGTCCAACAGCACAACCAGAAAATCTCCTTTCTCTACCGCATCATTCGCGGCGCGACCAATCATAGCTACGGCATCGAAGTCGCCGAACTAGCCGGAATTCCACGACCGGTCATCGACAAGGCAAGGCAGATTCTGAGCAACCTGGAAAGTGCGGAAATCGCCGCAGGCGGCAATCTGAGAATGACCGGAAAAACGGTTCTTAGTAGTCGCACCAATGGCCGGCAAAGCGGCTATCTGCCTTTACTCGAACCAAGCAAAGAGATTTATGAGGTAGATGAAATCAGGGAACTGATAAAAAAACAGGACCTTAACCGGACAACCCCGCTCAAAGCCCTGATGCTACTGGAAAAACTCCAAAAAATGCTGAATCAATGA
- a CDS encoding Rrf2 family transcriptional regulator, which translates to MHWNGFMKLTRASDYAVRGVVYVAMQPPGSIVVIPEVAREMDVPVGFLARIFQSLSRSGIVISHRGKKGGYSLARKPDEVTLCDVVEAVEGDIRLNICLDGYEACNRMAVCPIRKELAKVQEVLIESLGKTNFADLAARELEHRRQRE; encoded by the coding sequence ATGCATTGGAATGGTTTTATGAAGTTAACGAGAGCATCGGATTACGCGGTTAGAGGAGTCGTTTATGTGGCCATGCAGCCGCCGGGCAGCATTGTGGTGATCCCAGAGGTGGCGCGCGAAATGGATGTGCCGGTTGGTTTCCTGGCCCGGATTTTTCAGAGCTTGAGTCGCTCCGGAATCGTTATTTCGCATCGCGGTAAAAAAGGCGGCTATTCGTTGGCCCGCAAACCCGATGAGGTGACCCTTTGCGATGTGGTGGAAGCCGTCGAAGGCGATATTCGCCTCAATATTTGTCTGGACGGGTATGAAGCCTGTAATCGCATGGCTGTCTGTCCGATTCGTAAGGAACTGGCCAAGGTGCAGGAAGTGCTGATTGAAAGTCTTGGTAAAACCAATTTCGCCGATCTCGCCGCCCGCGAACTGGAACATCGCCGGCAGAGAGAATGA
- a CDS encoding type III pantothenate kinase, whose protein sequence is MLLVVDVGNTQTVLGLYREEKLLDHWRISTSVERTRDEYIILLQEFLRSLMVDRREVGGMMISCVVPPVLNELLALAGKYFHFRPLVVGPGIKTGLPILLDNPREVGADRIVNAVAAYRKHRQAMVIIDFGTATTFDCVSAKGEYLGGVIAPGMNISMEALCQRTSKLPRVELKRPREVVGKNTVHSIQSGLVYGYLALVEGLVARIKKELESDLLVIATGGLAKVIERETKIINEVDEFLTLKGLRYIYDMNRK, encoded by the coding sequence ATGTTACTGGTTGTTGATGTTGGTAATACGCAAACTGTGCTCGGTCTTTATCGCGAAGAGAAATTGCTGGATCATTGGCGGATTTCCACGTCGGTTGAAAGAACCAGGGATGAGTACATCATTCTTCTGCAGGAGTTTCTTCGTTCCTTGATGGTCGATCGGCGGGAAGTCGGCGGAATGATGATTTCCTGTGTGGTGCCTCCGGTTCTGAACGAACTGCTCGCTCTGGCTGGAAAATATTTTCATTTTCGTCCCCTGGTTGTTGGTCCCGGCATCAAAACCGGCTTGCCGATTTTGCTCGATAATCCCCGCGAAGTCGGAGCCGACCGGATTGTGAATGCGGTGGCGGCCTACAGAAAACACCGCCAGGCGATGGTGATCATTGATTTTGGCACGGCCACGACCTTTGATTGCGTTTCCGCAAAAGGGGAATATCTCGGCGGCGTGATCGCTCCGGGGATGAATATCTCAATGGAAGCATTGTGTCAGCGAACCTCCAAGTTACCTCGAGTGGAATTGAAACGGCCGCGCGAGGTGGTCGGTAAAAACACGGTTCATTCCATCCAGTCCGGGCTGGTGTACGGTTATCTGGCCCTGGTTGAGGGTTTGGTTGCCCGGATCAAGAAAGAGCTGGAAAGCGATTTGCTGGTGATCGCCACCGGCGGTCTGGCCAAAGTGATCGAACGCGAAACCAAAATTATTAATGAAGTCGACGAGTTCCTGACCCTTAAGGGTTTAAGGTATATTTATGATATGAATAGAAAATGA
- a CDS encoding biotin--[acetyl-CoA-carboxylase] ligase: protein MIEPFVTPWGNRLQSFARLDSTSRYLWRQGEAGAESGQVAVAATQTAGRGRRGRSWHSPPGLNLYFSILLRPCLDFAKVPQLSLVVGVALWRALARELSRLTIKWPNDIFCKDRKLAGILAEMKPGVNGPEFVVLGIGLNVNARALDYPEALRPLVTSLRIETGTEYDLGALLQQLLVEIADCERIYQQEGLGQQLSTLINRNFYLAGRDVVLLSGEQRYGGRVRAIDACGRLLVSGRDGSTRCFSAGEVQLEKQPYNISE, encoded by the coding sequence GTGATCGAGCCGTTTGTGACCCCCTGGGGCAATCGCCTGCAAAGCTTTGCCAGGCTGGATTCGACCAGTCGTTATCTCTGGCGGCAGGGCGAGGCCGGCGCTGAGTCCGGGCAGGTGGCGGTGGCCGCCACTCAGACCGCGGGGCGCGGGCGGCGAGGCCGGTCATGGCATTCGCCGCCGGGGCTCAACCTTTATTTTTCAATTCTCCTGCGTCCTTGTCTCGATTTTGCGAAAGTGCCGCAGCTTTCCCTGGTGGTTGGGGTCGCTTTGTGGCGGGCGCTGGCGCGCGAACTTTCGCGGCTGACAATTAAATGGCCGAATGACATTTTCTGCAAGGACAGGAAACTGGCCGGGATTCTGGCGGAGATGAAACCTGGGGTGAATGGACCAGAATTTGTGGTGCTGGGAATCGGACTCAACGTCAATGCTCGGGCTCTTGATTATCCGGAAGCTTTGCGGCCGTTGGTCACTTCCTTGCGGATTGAGACCGGTACCGAGTATGATCTCGGGGCTCTGTTGCAACAGCTTCTGGTCGAGATTGCTGACTGTGAACGGATTTATCAGCAGGAAGGTCTGGGACAGCAGCTTAGCACCCTAATAAACCGTAATTTTTATCTGGCGGGCCGGGATGTCGTGTTGCTCAGCGGCGAGCAGCGGTATGGCGGTCGGGTGCGGGCGATTGATGCTTGCGGCCGCCTGCTGGTGAGCGGCCGGGACGGCAGCACCCGCTGCTTTAGTGCAGGCGAGGTTCAGCTTGAAAAACAGCCTTATAATATTTCAGAATGA
- the nadC gene encoding carboxylating nicotinate-nucleotide diphosphorylase, with product MFATEKLIKMALEEDLGSGDVTTLSTVPPGTQAKALIKAKQDCVVAGIQVAGLVFRTLDPSLRLEAQATDGDRLQVGAPLMTISGEAVSILMAERVALNFIQRLCGVATITARFVAAIEGYAAEIVDTRKTTPGWRSLEKYAVQVGGARNHRHGLFDGILIKDNHIRAAGSIAEAIGHAKRLAPHGLKIEVEAANLKQVQEAVAVGADIVLLDNMEVSQLREAVAYVRSQASALKLEASGGVVLENVRQVAAAGVDFISVGALTHSAPAIDISLDLVS from the coding sequence ATGTTCGCAACCGAAAAACTGATCAAGATGGCCCTTGAGGAAGACCTGGGTTCGGGAGATGTGACCACCCTTTCAACCGTGCCTCCGGGGACCCAGGCTAAAGCCCTGATTAAGGCCAAGCAGGACTGCGTGGTCGCCGGTATTCAGGTTGCGGGTCTGGTTTTTCGCACGCTAGATCCCTCGCTCAGGCTTGAGGCTCAGGCCACGGATGGAGACCGTCTGCAAGTGGGAGCGCCGTTGATGACGATCAGCGGCGAGGCGGTATCCATTCTGATGGCTGAACGCGTCGCGCTGAATTTTATTCAGCGACTTTGCGGCGTCGCGACGATCACGGCCAGGTTTGTGGCCGCGATCGAGGGATATGCAGCTGAAATCGTCGACACGCGCAAAACCACTCCCGGATGGCGTTCTTTGGAGAAATATGCAGTTCAGGTCGGAGGGGCCCGTAATCACCGGCATGGTCTGTTTGACGGTATTCTGATCAAGGATAATCATATTCGGGCCGCCGGCTCGATTGCCGAGGCGATCGGACACGCGAAAAGGCTGGCGCCTCATGGCCTGAAAATCGAGGTCGAGGCAGCCAACCTGAAGCAGGTTCAGGAAGCTGTCGCCGTCGGGGCCGATATTGTTTTACTGGATAATATGGAAGTTTCCCAGTTGCGTGAGGCCGTGGCCTATGTCAGGTCTCAGGCTTCGGCCCTTAAACTTGAAGCTTCGGGAGGCGTCGTGCTTGAGAATGTCAGACAGGTGGCGGCGGCTGGGGTCGATTTTATTTCGGTCGGCGCTCTGACTCATTCGGCCCCGGCCATTGATATCTCTCTTGACCTGGTCTCGTGA
- a CDS encoding pyridoxal phosphate-dependent aminotransferase: MPKTYKLPAFSGKKLQPPVCKKGKILRTENFSQKAAGLKPFVTMDILERAQELERKGRSIIHLAVGEPDFATPTPIKKAAAEALQKDLTHYTHSLGTYGLRQTIADYYLKRYRVRIVPEQILVTSGTSPALMLACAALLNPGDRVIVSNPGYACYGNFITYCDGAPQYIKVYEDNGFQFEPQALKPQLTPQTRAILINSPANPTGNLLEVEQMRELAELGPMILSDEIYHGLVYKGEAHSILEFTDNAFVFNGFSKLYAMTGWRLGYLIAPLRYMRTLQTLQQNFMISASHFGQEAAITALTSQEVAAELENMKLIYNERRRFMLRRVREIGLQVATEPTGAFYIFANAKEFTADSYAFSFEILEKAGVGVTPGIDFGSNGEGYLRFSYANSLENIAEGMKRLEIFFKSR, encoded by the coding sequence ATGCCGAAGACTTACAAACTGCCGGCATTTAGCGGCAAGAAGCTTCAGCCGCCGGTTTGTAAGAAAGGTAAAATATTGCGAACGGAAAACTTTTCCCAAAAAGCGGCCGGGCTTAAACCCTTCGTGACCATGGATATTCTTGAACGGGCCCAGGAACTGGAAAGAAAAGGGCGCTCGATCATTCACCTGGCCGTGGGCGAACCCGATTTCGCCACTCCCACGCCGATCAAAAAGGCCGCAGCTGAGGCCTTGCAGAAAGATCTCACCCATTACACGCACAGTCTGGGGACTTATGGCTTGCGCCAGACGATCGCCGACTACTACCTTAAACGTTATCGGGTCAGGATCGTTCCGGAGCAGATTCTTGTCACCTCCGGCACCTCTCCGGCCTTGATGCTGGCCTGCGCGGCCCTGCTCAATCCCGGCGACCGGGTCATCGTCAGCAATCCCGGCTATGCCTGTTACGGTAATTTCATCACTTATTGCGACGGCGCCCCGCAGTATATCAAGGTTTACGAAGACAATGGTTTTCAGTTTGAGCCGCAGGCCCTGAAACCGCAGCTCACCCCACAGACCCGGGCCATCCTGATCAATTCCCCGGCCAATCCGACCGGCAATCTCCTGGAAGTCGAACAGATGCGGGAACTGGCCGAGCTGGGACCCATGATCCTCTCAGATGAAATCTATCACGGACTAGTCTACAAAGGCGAGGCCCACTCAATCCTTGAGTTCACCGACAACGCTTTTGTTTTCAACGGCTTTTCCAAACTCTACGCCATGACCGGCTGGCGTCTGGGCTATCTGATCGCCCCCCTGAGATACATGCGAACGTTGCAAACCCTACAGCAGAACTTCATGATTTCCGCCAGCCATTTCGGTCAGGAAGCCGCGATTACCGCCCTAACCTCACAAGAGGTCGCCGCGGAACTGGAAAACATGAAACTAATCTACAATGAGCGGCGCCGTTTCATGCTCAGACGGGTGCGCGAAATCGGTTTGCAGGTTGCGACCGAACCAACCGGAGCTTTTTATATCTTCGCCAATGCCAAAGAATTCACCGCCGATTCCTACGCATTCTCCTTTGAAATCCTGGAAAAAGCCGGTGTCGGCGTGACTCCGGGCATTGACTTCGGCAGCAACGGCGAGGGTTATCTGCGTTTTTCCTACGCCAATTCCCTGGAAAATATCGCCGAGGGAATGAAACGCCTGGAAATCTTTTTCAAGTCACGCTGA